The nucleotide window GTATAAATTTAAGCCCTACACCGTATTCTTTGTATTCTATGGTAATGCCATCTTCGTCTGGCACAGGGATAGGAAATTCACCACCGGCTAAAAACTCAGCCTTAGAACCACTTAATGCGGTTAAGTTCGGTTCAGCCAATACCTTAGCGACCCCGTTTTGTTTTGCTACGTCCAATGCGAAAGTAAACAGAGTATTACTATCAATGAAAGACCCTAATATGCCGTAGTCCGTCGACGTAGGAATATTGAAGATAGGCGTAGCCCCTAATACTCCGGCAGGTACAGAAGACGCCCCCCAAGAAAAGTCAGAACCACTGGTTTGGAAAAAATGGAAGTTCGCATCAAACTTTCTCACTAAGCTTCTTTGAACCTCGGCAACCGTCACCTCTAACATAACCTGTTGCGCGCCACCTATAGACATCAGGTTGATAACACCTGTCGCATCGGCTTGCTCACTACCACTTTCATTAGATTTATCGGCGGTTTGCCCCGATGAATAAGTTTCCGCGATTCTCATCGCCACATTCATTTGTTGCTGGTTACTGACCTGGCCACTCAACAATAAGCGATTCTGCGCACTGTGCACTTCAATAGTTTCATCAGGAAGGAACTCATATAACTTAGCTTTGAGGCTATTAAGATCATGAGTAACCTCGATGTTAATAGACTCGATCAACTGACCTCGTGAATCCCAAGCCATTAGGTTTGTCGCACCTAATTTTTTGCCGATTAAGAACAATTCATTTGATTTTAAAATTACAATATCTAAGACTTCAGGATCACCAAGAGAAACCTTCGCCGCTTTTCCCGACAGCACTACATGCGTAGATTTATGATGTGGAACCGTGACTGTTTTTCCCGTCTGTAACGCCGCAACACTGGCCGTCGAAAAACAAATCAGGCTCAAAACACACGCAATTAATATTTTCATATTTCACCTCAATCCTTGACGCGCACATTAGATGTTTCTGTACCTTTGATAATGGTGACACTTGGTCTAGGCACATATCGACGAACCACTTTTTTCTCAACTTCATGCGGGTTTCTCAAAGTCAGCTGAATGCTGCCTTTGCTTTTAGCCGTGAGAAGTTTCTCGGCCTCTTTCGGCGTCATCTCAAGAGTTACCGCTCGTACAATAATCGGACTGTTTTCTTTCGTTTTAGCCGTTTGGTCTACAGCCAAAACCTTAATATCTTTAAGAACGGTTTGAGTCGCTGCAGAATTTTTTCCGTAAGAAACGGTATTGAGAATATCAACCTTATTCCCAGGTAATAAGAAACCGGCCACACCAATAACATCATCAACACGTATCGTTACCGCACGTTTATTTTCAGGGATAAGAGCGGCAAGT belongs to Vibrio splendidus and includes:
- a CDS encoding type II and III secretion system protein family protein — encoded protein: MKILIACVLSLICFSTASVAALQTGKTVTVPHHKSTHVVLSGKAAKVSLGDPEVLDIVILKSNELFLIGKKLGATNLMAWDSRGQLIESINIEVTHDLNSLKAKLYEFLPDETIEVHSAQNRLLLSGQVSNQQQMNVAMRIAETYSSGQTADKSNESGSEQADATGVINLMSIGGAQQVMLEVTVAEVQRSLVRKFDANFHFFQTSGSDFSWGASSVPAGVLGATPIFNIPTSTDYGILGSFIDSNTLFTFALDVAKQNGVAKVLAEPNLTALSGSKAEFLAGGEFPIPVPDEDGITIEYKEYGVGLKFIPTVLSDKKINLNLAVDVSEIANTSSLTIDPGTTNATYFIPPITRRSASSTLELADGQTIGIAGLLSENVRDISNKMPGFGDVPILGQLFNSQEYISGETELVILVTPRLAKPIDRSKVTLPTDAFVDPNDLEYYLLGRGAYIAEPSESDSEQSQASQDISPTDGGSEGSFGHDL
- the cpaB gene encoding Flp pilus assembly protein CpaB; translated protein: MNKSQVFLLFLLSVVFGLAAVFFAKQWMDDQVQPTVEVETVERHPVVVASQEIEAGTIIEDQFLTTRLMEVDWINENNYSDKTELIGKVVANTIYAGEVLHKLRFTVPGEGSTLAALIPENKRAVTIRVDDVIGVAGFLLPGNKVDILNTVSYGKNSAATQTVLKDIKVLAVDQTAKTKENSPIIVRAVTLEMTPKEAEKLLTAKSKGSIQLTLRNPHEVEKKVVRRYVPRPSVTIIKGTETSNVRVKD